The following proteins come from a genomic window of Vidua chalybeata isolate OUT-0048 chromosome 2, bVidCha1 merged haplotype, whole genome shotgun sequence:
- the LOC128783656 gene encoding fibrous sheath CABYR-binding protein-like — MVVARDPCDIREFHPGRRFVGATQVPGCSDPGEPLWKDPEATPGIRLSHRPRVTEEDKAPKPSPSPGGPAPCPAACRPSAGSGGSRVRSGLPLSHTEEDKGIPGDMAHEHSQWEAVMEQEMSQEEEAVGGQQECGWDEDERSQEPSIGSVPDDSQGEDVPELSQGEAERHQELSPREDDLHSYISPWEHPRETELSPARDSSDEELSGGAEAGAQELSQREEDVASSTSGEAEAGPQEPSQREEDVASSTGDKALRSVSEEEPQPGSPQGPGSPSPVGTALAAEAAPALPSASPAPGSPPGAEPAAAAPAGDAGREELPEPVAAGEEEKAVEASVPSQELPSAGTQSPVPAPQSPQGCSPALLDLAWHISSEIVCRALLEIQGSGQQPQGPPVEKAAESPVPSQELPSLGTQSPLSVPYNIQDSSPALLCREQSSSGQLLSQAQLQQLQEQDAQEEAAGAAPSQRQHSPLRGKSHMEEELSQQEGAQEAELSLGERSNSQGGSQGEDRADQELPQEVSDWKEPTAEEMSQGEVNNSQEDSDWEEYLEKELLQEISDWEENMEQELSQRDINSREEVSTWEEHNGQGFSPEELSLGQDVSRGNNHGHSVHSSWEDDSDPELAQDLWQVGSNSGIWMKPLALEDDEWDEVSILELPPEEDKEQEQRAFVADELPLPVPCEAWVEEQKPELRSPGLLCASLAPLEGQAPGRYTASPSQALHGQPRAPRKLLSHFRWALRRLFCCSCLAAPPEE, encoded by the coding sequence ATGGTGGTGGCcagagacccttgtgacatcagAGAGTTCCATCCAGGCCGACGGTTTGTAGGGGCAACGCAGGTTCCGGGGTGCTCAGATCCAGGAGAGCCACTCTGGAAGGATCCAGAAGCAACTCCCGGGATCCGTCTGAGCCACAGGCCCAGAGTGACAGAGGAGGACAAAGCCCCAAAGCCATCCCCGAGTCCTGGTGGCCCGGCCCCgtgcccagctgcctgcaggccCTCAGCGGGCAGTGGCGGGAGCAGGGTCAGGTCAGGCCTGCCGCTGTCACACACCGAGGAGGACAAAGGGATCCCTGGTGACATGGCCCACgagcattcccagtgggaagctgtgatggagcaggagatgtcccaggaggaagaagctgtgggagggcagcaggagtgTGGATGGGATGAAGATGAGAGATCCCAGGAGCCGTCCATCGGGAGCGTTCCTGACGATTCCCAGGGGGAAGatgtcccagagctgtcccaggggGAAGCTGAGAGGCACCAGGAGCTCTCACCACGGGAAGATGATTTGCACTCCTACATCTCCCCGTGGGAGCACCCGAGAGAGACGGAATTGTCCCCAGCGAGGGACAGCAGCGACGAGGAGCTGTCCGGAGGGGCAGAAGCCGGGGCCCAAGAGCTGTCCCAGCGGGAGGAGGATGTCGCCTCCAGCACCTCCGGAGAGGCAGAAGCCGGGCCCCAAGAGCCGTCCCAGCGGGAGGAGGACGTCGCCTCCAGCACCGGGGACAAAGCCTTGAGGTCAGTGAGTGAGGAGGAGCCCCAGCCTGGTTCCCCGCAGGGACccggctcccccagccccgtggGCACGGcgctggcagcagaggcagctccgGCCCTGCCCAGCGcctctcctgcccctggcagtCCCCCGGGGGCCGagccggcagctgctgccccggcCGGAGATGCTGGGCGGGAGGAGCTTCCCGAGCCCGTCGCTGCcggggaggaggaaaaggcgGTGGAGGCTTctgtgcccagccaggagctgccatcagcagggacacagagcccGGTCCCCgccccacagagcccccagggctgcagcccgGCTCTGCTGGACTTAGCCTGGCACATCAGCAGTGAGATCGTGTGCCGGGCCCTGCTGGAAATCCAGGGATCCGGGCAGCAGCCGCAGGGACCGCCGGTGGAAAAGGCAGCGGAGtctcctgtccccagccaggagctgccgTCCCTGGGGACACAAAGCCCACTCAGTGTCCCCTACAACATCCaggacagcagccctgccctgctctgcagggagcagagcagctctgggcagcttcTGAGCcaggcccagctgcagcagctgcaggaacaggatgctcaggaggaggctgcaggagcagctccatcccaaagGCAGCATAGCCCCCTGCGTGGGAAATCCCACATGGAGGAAGagctttcccagcaggaaggtgcgcaggaggcagagctgtccctgggagAAAGGAGCAACTCCCAAGGAGGGTCCCAGGGGGAAGATCGTGCAGatcaggagctgccccaggaaGTGTCAGACTGGAAAGAGCCCACGGCGGAAGAGATGTCCCAGGGAGAAGTCAACAACTCCCAGGAAGACTCAGACTGGGAGGAATACCTGGAgaaagagctgctccaggaaatcTCGGACTGGGAGGAAAacatggagcaggagctgtcccagagagACATCAACAGCCGGGAAGAAGTTTCCACCTGGGAAGAACACAATGGCCAAGGCTTTTCCCCAGAGGAATTGTCCCTTGGTCAAGATGTGTCCCGAGGGAACAACCATGGACACTCCGTACACTCCAGCTGGGAGGACGACAGCGACCCAGAGCTGGCGCAGGACCTCTGGCAAGTCGGGTCCAACTCCGGCATCTGGATGAAGCCCTTGGCCCTGGAGGATGACGAGTGGGACGAGGTGAgcatcctggagctgcccccagAAGAAGacaaggagcaggaacagagagCTTTTGTGGCAGATGAGCTCCCGCTGCCTGTCCCTTGTGAGGCCTGGGTTGAGGAGCAGAAACCAGAGCTGcgcagcccagggctgctctgtgcctcgCTTGCCCCCCTGGAAGGCCAAGCCCCTGGGAGATACACAGCTTCTCCCTCCCAGGCCCTGCACGGGCAGCCGCGTGCCCCCAGGAAACTTCTCTCCCACTTCAGGTGGGCGCTGCGGAGGCTcttctgctgttcctgcctggCGGCACCGCCCGAGGAGTAG